The Huiozyma naganishii CBS 8797 chromosome 1, complete genome genome window below encodes:
- the DIG1 gene encoding Dig1p (similar to Saccharomyces cerevisiae DIG2 (YDR480W) and DIG1 (YPL049C); ancestral locus Anc_8.499), whose product MCVVISIIESIYMICRPIYHGGACGRIRKLNSGLVVCVCVCVELVVVGGVILFAVSFLPFLVAFWNSSPRFSPSVAFPRLTLTLVLRLHSCSLFLPLVWGGSIVGGTDLIEERDSLYKLLSPRKKELVNIHIRIKAKMSELPANSSTGGGSDETVEHPQNRSPVSYQQQQPQKRDLSDDAIQVESATTSSGRSSMIVTPLRDAKLDEHLILRRQSGAIKIEDVISPVGLASQGKPFKEDAGDTKGSKVYQQSLKRRKIPPPLGGISQQPEVQTAATATAVPGSTTKQHSFSSRPGDPRVQYLGRVPLNSSASNPQAARGRAYPQTASTPYIHQRHRSFGGLPSYPIMATPTFPQMPFNPYQYPHYIEQQQPQQPYPMRTQPPPQAMPMPYPYWGMMPNYYSPIPQDPVISAMPGARRYPYTYEQNIEEEGMYGAEGIDVEGPSGGTSDGSNYNEGNRKSEDDDEEDDDDDEEKELNVQNDEAGSMGQDHGGGVPTTKNESPHEESDLAIEEGAIPTPMFTKFPKSASIRPDADGGKMFGEIKVQSSRFSFEFALKPQESLNKKIFMSICNQIWDESRNRDTP is encoded by the coding sequence ATGTGTGTTGTTATTTCTATAATTGAgtctatatatatgatCTGCCGTCCTATTTATCACGGCGGGGCCTGTGGTCGGATCAGAAAACTCAATTCTGGCTTGgtcgtgtgtgtgtgtgtgtgtgttgaGTTGGTAGTTGTTGGCGGTGTGATTCTCTTCGCTGTTTCCTTTTTACCTTTTTTGGTCGctttttggaacagttcgCCAAGGTTTTCACCTAGTGTCGCTTTCCCCAGGTTGACTTTAACTCTGGTTTTGCGTTTGCATTCCTGTTCATTATTTTTGCCTTTGGTTTGGGGGGGAAGTATAGTAGGCGGAACTGATTTGATAGAAGAACGGGACAGTCTATACAAACTACTCTCtccaagaaagaaagaactAGTGAACATACACATACGGATCAAAGCGAAAATGTCAGAACTACCTGCTAATTCTAGTaccggtggtggtagtgACGAGACTGTGGAACACCCACAGAACCGATCTCCGGTTTCctatcaacaacaacaaccgcaAAAGAGAGATTTGTCCGATGACGCAATACAGGTGGAATCAGCGACAACTTCCTCCGGGAGGAGCAGCATGATAGTCACGCCGCTCAGAGACGCTAAACTCGATGAACACCTCATCTTGAGGAGGCAGAGCGGTGCGATCAAGATCGAGGACGTCATATCCCCAGTTGGATTAGCCTCCCAGGGCAAACCGTTTAAAGAGGACGCGGGGGACACTAAGGGGAGCAAAGTGTATCAGCAGTCCCtaaagagaaggaaaattCCACCACCGCTGGGGGGAATCTCCCAACAGCCAGAGGTGCAAACTGCCGCCACTGCCACTGCAGTTCCAGGCAGTACAACCAAACAGCATAGTTTCTCCAGTAGACCGGGCGATCCACGGGTGCAGTACCTGGGGAGAGTGCCCCTCAACAGCAGCGCAAGCAATCCGCAAGCTGCACGCGGGAGGGCGTACCCGCAAACAGCATCCACACCATACATCCATCAAAGGCACAGATCATTTGGTGGGCTCCCCTCCTACCCGATTATGGCAACTCCCACGTTCCCGCAGATGCCCTTCAACCCATACCAATACCCGCATTATATagagcagcaacagccacAGCAGCCATACCCGATGCGAACTCAGCCGCCACCACAGGCAATGCCAATGCCATATCCGTATTGGGGGATGATGCCCAACTATTACTCGCCCATCCCACAGGACCCGGTTATATCCGCCATGCCAGGGGCACGAAGATATCCCTACACATACGAGCAAAACATCGAGGAAGAAGGTATGTATGGTGCGGAGGGTATTGACGTGGAGGGACCTAGCGGTGGCACTAGCGATGGCAGCAACTACAATGAAGGTAATCGTAAATCagaggacgatgacgaagaagatgatgatgatgatgaagaaaaagagcTGAACGTTCAAAATGACGAGGCGGGCTCGATGGGACAAGATCACGGCGGCGGGGTCCCCACGACCAAGAATGAAAGCCCACACGAGGAATCCGACTTGGCCATTGAAGAGGGGGCGATCCCAACTCCGATGTTCACTAAATTCCCCAAATCGGCATCGATACGGCCTGATGCGGACGGCGGGAAGATGTTCGGCGAGATCAAAGTCCAAAGCAGCAGGTTCTCCTTTGAATTTGCACTGAAGCCACAGGAATCGctaaacaagaaaatattcatGAGCATCTGTAATCAGATATGGGACGAATCAAGAAACAGGGACACTCCTTAG
- the CAM1 gene encoding translation elongation factor EF1B gamma (similar to Saccharomyces cerevisiae CAM1 (YPL048W); ancestral locus Anc_8.498), translated as MSSGTLYASFRIRSVVPRALVNHFKLDVTIVDPTKSGEQFAKDFPLKKVPAFVGAKGYKLTELMAVNYYLLNMVQDTAAVERLTGKNAEEKAQIIRWESLSNSDLISQIVAAFLPLKGDAPYNKKAVDTALETIDKIAAIYETRLTDYTFLATENISLADLVSACLFTRGFNYLFGKQWRADHPAIVRWYKTVIDSEIMKPEFTDFKFIDEPLAPPQKKKEKKPAQEPKKKQEKPAQAAEAAPAAEKKPKHPLELLGKSAFSLDEWKRTYSNEDTRPVALPWFWEHYNPEEWSLWRVDYKYNDELTLTFMSNNLIGGFFNRLSASTKYMFGSLVVYGENNNNGIIGAILIRGQDYVPAFDVAPDWESYAYTKLDATKDEDREFVNNMWAWDKPVIVNGEPREIADGKVLK; from the coding sequence ATGTCGTCAGGTACTCTATACGCCAGTTTCAGAATCAGATCCGTCGTTCCCAGGGCTCTTGTGAACCATTTCAAATTGGATGTCACCATCGTTGACCCTACCAAGTCTGGGGAACAGTTTGCTAAGGACTTCcccttgaagaaagtgccAGCTTTCGTTGGTGCCAAGGGGTACAAGTTGACCGAGTTGATGGCCGTCAACTACTACCTGTTGAACATGGTTCAAGACACCGCTGCTGTCGAGAGATTGACAGGGAAGAACGCAGAGGAGAAGGCTCAAATCATCAGATGGGAGTCTCTGTCAAACTCTGACTTGATTTCCCAGATCGTCGCCGCTTTCCTCCCATTGAAGGGTGATGCTCCTTACAACAAGAAGGCCGTTGACACCGCTTTGGAAACCATCGACAAGATCGCAGCCATCTACGAGACTAGATTGACCGACTACACTTTCTTGGCCACTGAAAACATCTCTCTGGCCGATTTGGTCTCCGCCTGTCTGTTCACCAGAGGGTTCAACTACTTGTTCGGCAAGCAGTGGAGAGCTGACCACCCAGCAATCGTTAGATGGTACAAGACCGTCATTGACAGCGAGATCATGAAACCAGAGTTCACTGACTTCAAATTCATCGATGAGCCATTGGCCCCAccacagaagaagaaggagaagaagccTGCCCAGGagccaaagaagaagcaggaGAAGCCAGCACAGGCCGCAGAGGCCGCGCCAGCCGCCGAGAAGAAGCCAAAGCACCCATTGGAACTTTTGGGTAAATCCGCTTTCTCCCTTGACGAATGGAAGAGAACGTACTCTAACGAGGACACCAGACCAGTGGCCCTTCCATGGTTCTGGGAACACTACAACCCAGAGGAGTGGTCCCTGTGGAGAGTCGACTACAAGTACAACGACGAGTTGACTTTGACCTTCATGTCCAACAATTTGATCGGtgggttcttcaacagattgTCCGCTTCCACAAAGTACATGTTCGGTTCCCTAGTCGTCTACGgtgaaaacaacaacaacggtaTCATCGGTGCCATTCTTATCAGAGGCCAGGACTACGTTCCAGCCTTCGATGTTGCCCCAGACTGGGAATCTTACGCCTACACCAAGTTGGACGCCACCAAGGACGAGGACAGAGAGTTCGTCAACAACATGTGGGCCTGGGACAAGCCTGTTATCGTCAACGGTGAACCAAGAGAAATCGCCGACGGTAAAGTCTTGAAATAA
- the SGF11 gene encoding SAGA histone acetyltransferase complex subunit SGF11 (similar to Saccharomyces cerevisiae SGF11 (YPL047W); ancestral locus Anc_8.496) yields MTECTVDSVSQDILDNLLSSMIQDIVAKESVKFKQLKARYPDYKPYFYDPKGTLDVHGLPKGQESSQYFMCQNCGREISANRFAAHLQRCLSRAGRR; encoded by the coding sequence ATGACAGAATGCACGGTGGACTCTGTATCACAGGACATTCTGGACAACTTACTTTCCTCGATGATCCAGGACATTGTTGCCAAGGAGTCTGTCAAGTTTAAACAATTGAAGGCGCGATACCCAGATTACAAACCGTACTTCTACGATCCAAAGGGCACGCTCGACGTCCACGGACTCCCCAAGGGCCAAGAGTCGTCTCAGTATTTTATGTGCCAAAATTGTGGGAGGGAAATATCTGCTAACAGGTTTGCAGCTCATTTACAAAGGTGTTTAAGTAGAGCTGGCAGAAGATAA
- the ELC1 gene encoding elongin C (similar to Saccharomyces cerevisiae ELC1 (YPL046C); ancestral locus Anc_8.494) — protein sequence MEETEKNPVTLVASDGSEYTVPREAALLSPMLRAMLDGPFEDSGNIVTLPDIEPHVVAKVAEYLEYNFKYKEQAEQDQPFPEFNIPSEMSLELLIAADYLNI from the coding sequence ATGGAGGAGACTGAAAAGAACCCGGTGACGCTGGTTGCGTCCGATGGTAGCGAATACACGGTCCCCAGGGAAGCTGCTCTGCTTTCCCCGATGTTAAGAGCGATGCTGGATGGCCCCTTCGAGGATTCTGGTAACATAGTCACTTTACCAGATATTGAGCCACACGTTGTTGCGAAAGTGGCAGAGTACCTAGAATACAACTTCAAGTACAAAGAACAAGCGGAACAAGACCAACCTTTCCCAGAATTCAACATTCCATCAGAAATGTCCTTAGAGCTATTAATTGCAGCTGACTACCTCAATATATAA
- the VPS16 gene encoding tethering complex subunit VPS16 (similar to Saccharomyces cerevisiae VPS16 (YPL045W); ancestral locus Anc_8.493), with protein sequence MITPSFNWELLNGTYYRSRIVEEKLQWPRSTDTQKYQYATSSCLIALENVDSLDVYDYSGHMISSVKWEVLGHGLPLKFDFQDPLGLQLMVVFSECLKLVKSWDPLDMETIELDNDVQDTIWDYKYSFVVLKETQSIWRCNWQKHALELVFDNAGANYKLLTKKQWCPYRTAIILLDVESVYILDCQNTGKLTKWPLLHEWHDVKISKMGKICLYNYKLNKIQVFGSSNHKELLWENNIDEETPQEIVWCGEETVMCSFEDEVRLLSFGNQYVTFWYPSSIVTIFPVVDGVKVITEDQLILITKVNKFTENVFKIGSTEPGALLLDAYNMLEDSPPKSLDRLKHIDLKEGVEDCMDAAEDEFDSQIQKQLLNSASFGKGSLPYKSFDANRFVKTCDKVRSFNILQSFGIFLSFEEYSNYGIENVVRILLLQHKYAESLKVAELTEQMGLYELIFEDWASKKIRLNSDLEDDQLLTSIETQLKELPKGVRPSTAKIGQVAYDEGMFTLCRNLSLLESKPELKLIALYRLDDDSLALKESLKIGDPEITLSLLLQLKSKLTVSQLAKLLILDTSHYDDQLYCYYNRNELSYLFDFYRQSDQYVDLAHCILQQGEEQNAVKSVLPQVAELYSKMGNRHPTAKQNTEIIANEMKLLAYQESISGTYSVDFTSMTLNETLAKLIELKQGKQVEEMVKTFKINEKKYYHITCKVLVEQNRFEELYEFATSKKSPIGYGIFYRRVRDKNRKREAAMYIDLISNLTQDQRQVMIQECQ encoded by the coding sequence ATGATAACGCCTAGTTTCAACTGGGAACTATTGAACGGGACGTACTATAGGTCGAGAATTGTGGAAGAAAAGCTGCAATGGCCTCGATCGACGGACACCCAAAAATACCAGTACGCTACGTCTAGTTGTTTGATAGCGTTAGAGAATGTCGATTCCCTGGACGTGTACGACTACTCTGGACATATGATCAGTTCCGTTAAATGGGAGGTGCTTGGCCACGGCTTGCCACTGAAGTTCGATTTCCAGGATCCCCTAGGTTTGCAATTGATGGTGGTGTTTTCAGAGTGCCTCAAACTGGTAAAGAGCTGGGATCCCCTCGATATGGAAACCATCGAACTGGACAATGATGTACAAGACACGATATGGGACTACAAGTACTCGTTTGTTGTGCTGAAGGAAACACAGAGTATTTGGCGGTGCAACTGGCAAAAGCATGCCCTTGAGCTAGTTTTCGATAACGCTGGGGCCAACTACAAATTACTAACCAAGAAACAGTGGTGTCCTTATAGAACTGCAATTATACTTCTCGATGTGGAGTCCGTTTATATATTGGATTGCCAGAATACAGGGAAACTGACCAAATGGCCTCTTCTACACGAATGGCACGACGTTAAgatttcaaaaatgggTAAAATATGTCTTTACAACTACAAACTTAATAAGATCCAAGTGTTCGGGAGCTCAAATCACAAGGAACTACTATGGGAAAACAACATTGACGAAGAAACACCTCAAGAGATTGTATGGTGCGGAGAAGAGACTGTCATGTGCTCCTTTGAGGACGAAGTGAGACTGCTCAGTTTTGGAAACCAGTACGTTACTTTTTGGTATCCTAGTAGCATTGTTACCATATTCCCAGTGGTAGATGGCGTCAAAGTAATTACTGAAGATCAGCTTATACTAATCACAAAAGTGAACAAATTTACGGAAAATGTCTTTAAAATTGGTTCCACGGAACCGGGAGCCCTTTTGCTGGACGCATACAATATGTTAGAGGACAGTCCGCCAAAGTCATTGGACAGACTAAAGCATATTGATTTGAAAGAAGGTGTTGAAGATTGCATGGACGCTGCAGAGGACGAATTTGATTCACAAATACAGAAACAATTGCTGAACTCTGCTTCATTCGGAAAAGGGTCACTTCCGTACAAATCGTTTGATGCCAATCGTTTTGTCAAAACTTGCGATAAGGTACGGTCATTCAACATACTGCAAAGCTTTGGTAtctttctctcttttgaagaGTACAGTAATTATGGTATCGAAAATGTTGTTCGCATTTTACTTTTACAGCATAAGTATGCGGAAAGTTTGAAAGTTGCCGAGCTTACAGAGCAGATGGGGCTTTACGAGTTAATCTTCGAAGATTGGGCCTCCAAGAAAATACGGCTAAACTCAGATTTGGAGGATGACCAATTGCTAACTTCCATTGAAACCCAATTAAAGGAGTTACCAAAGGGAGTCCGTCCGTCAACGGCGAAGATTGGGCAAGTCGCATACGATGAGGGGATGTTCACACTTTGCAGAAATTTGTCGCTTTTAGAGAGTAAACCCGAGTTGAAGCTCATCGCTTTATATAGACTAGACGACGACAGTTTAGCGCTAAAGGAAAGTTTGAAAATTGGAGACCCGGAGATCACCCTCtcactgctgttgcagctGAAATCAAAACTGACTGTGTCACAATTAGCAAAACTTCTAATACTGGATACCTCCCATTACGATGACCAACTATACTGCTACTACAATCGAAATGAGTTATCTTacctctttgatttttaCAGACAAAGCGATCAGTACGTGGATCTAGCACATTGCATTTTGCAACAGGGGGAGGAACAGAATGCCGTGAAGTCAGTTCTCCCGCAAGTGGCAGAGCTCTACAGTAAAATGGGGAACCGACACCCTACCGCGAAACAGAATACGGAAATAATTGCTAATGAGATGAAACTGCTAGCCTACCAGGAGTCCATATCTGGAACTTACAGCGTTGACTTTACCTCAATGACACTCAACGAAACTTTGGCGAAACTCATCGAGCTGAAACAGGGCAAACAAGTGGAAGAGATGGTGAAAACTTTTAAAATCAACGAAAAGAAGTACTACCATATCACCTGCAAAGTCTTGGTAGAGCAAAACCGATTCGAGGAACTGTATGAGTTTGCGACCTCCAAAAAATCTCCCATCGGGTACGGTATCTTTTACCGGAGAGTCCGCGATAAAAACCGTAAAAGAGAGGCTGCCATGTACATTGACCTGATTTCAAACCTAACCCAAGATCAACGACAGGTCATGATCCAAGAGTGCCAGTAG
- the NOP4 gene encoding mRNA-binding ribosome biosynthesis protein NOP4 (similar to Saccharomyces cerevisiae NOP4 (YPL043W); ancestral locus Anc_8.491) → MSESTKDAFSQDGLDLQTLFVRAIPFAVTDEQLTEFFANFAPTKHAVVVKDVNKKSRGFGFVSFASEEDTKEALLKARKEKLNGQLLRVDIAKRRERNKRKEDASNGIAAPKPEHKEKRTYGDEDDQFKGKPKLIIRNMPWSCRDPNTLKNIFGRFGTVVDAHIPRKRDGKLCGFAFVTMNKISNCKNALENTKDLKIDGRQVAVDFAVQKNRWEDYKDAKTENKEDDNEEAEETLSKKKRSQSEESTSDSDEDSEDSEEDSEDEDEEAEEKKWEAKKSADGPKNMREDYSIFIRNVPYEATSESLAEHFAKFGPVKYALPVFDKETGLAKGTAFVAFKDETAYKFCVDHAPAAGTTSLLIDDDVMPEYVYEGRVLSVTPTLQREEANFRAEKNAEKRKEFLGKAPGERDRRNLFLLNEGKVTEGSKLGQLLSTKDMEIREQSYKLRVEQLKKNPSLHLSLTRLAIRNLPRAMNDKTLKALGRKAVVQFATEVKNGERHPLSQEEIVRSTKEKYKLLSPDEITQLKKKDKKHGIVKQAKVIMEVKNSTVGRSRGYGFIEYKDHKHALMGLRWLNVHEVTQAEALEGLTEEEKKSIDYDGSKNRRLCVEFAIENSNVVKRRRDNLTQAKANAKRKLEEKDARGKSDEESSKKQKLEDDSKKDGMNSDIKRLIGIKRKRKQGKK, encoded by the coding sequence ATGTCTGAAAGTACAAAGGACGCTTTTTCCCAAGACGGGCTTGATTTGCAAACGCTGTTTGTGAGGGCAATTCCATTTGCTGTTACTGACGAGCAGTTGACTGAATTTTTCGCGAACTTTGCACCCACGAAGCACGCGGTTGTTGTCAAGGATGTCAACAAGAAGTCCAGAGGGTTTGGGTTTGTGAGTTTTGCGAGCGAGGAGGATACTAAAGAAGCTCTTTTGAAAGCgagaaaggaaaaattGAACGGTCAACTATTGAGAGTGGATATTGCTAAGAGAAGAGAGCGTaacaagaggaaagaaGATGCCTCTAACGGTATTGCTGCCCCCAAACCAGAACacaaagagaagagaacaTATGGTGACGAGGATGATCAGTTCAAGGGTAAACCTAAATTGATCATTAGAAATATGCCGTGGAGTTGCCGTGACCCAAACacattgaaaaatatttttggtaGATTTGGTACTGTTGTCGACGCACACATTCCTAGAAAGAGGGATGGTAAACTTTGTGGATTTGCCTTTGTTACTATGAATAAGATCTCCAACTGTAAGAACGCTTTGGAAAACACTAAGGACTTGAAAATAGACGGTAGACAAGTTGCCGTCGATTTTgctgttcaaaagaacagaTGGGAGGATTACAAGGACGCCAAAACAGAAAATAAAGAGGATGATAATGAGGAGgctgaagaaactttgtccaagaagaagcgtAGCCAAAGTGAAGAATCTACATCTGATTCAGATGAAGACAGCGAAGATAGCGAAGAAGACAGCGAAGATGAAGACGAGGAAGccgaggagaagaaatggGAGGCCAAGAAATCGGCCGATGGTCCGAAAAATATGAGGGAGGATTATTCCATCTTTATCCGTAACGTTCCTTACGAAGCTACTTCTGAATCTTTGGCTGAGCATTTTGCCAAGTTCGGTCCAGTAAAGTATGCTTTGCCTGTTTTCGATAAAGAAACAGGTCTGGCTAAAGGTACTGCCTTTGTTGCCTTCAAGGATGAGACCGCCTATAAATTTTGTGTCGACCACGCACCAGCGGCTGGGACGACCTCGCTGTtaattgatgatgatgtcATGCCCGAATACGTCTATGAAGGTCGTGTGTTATCTGTCACACCAACGCTACAAAGAGAGGAGGCCAATTTCAGGGCCGAAAAGAATGCagaaaaaaggaaggaGTTCCTCGGCAAAGCCCCTGGCGAGCGTGACAGACGTAACCTATTTCTACTGAATGAGGGTAAGGTGACAGAAGGTTCGAAACTTGGGCAGTTATTGTCGACCAAGGACATGGAAATTAGGGAGCAATCGTACAAATTAAGAGTGGAAcagctgaagaagaacccaTCTCTACATTTATCTTTGACAAGATTGGCTATCAGAAACTTGCCAAGAGCTATGAATGACAAGACATTGAAGGCTTTGGGTCGTAAAGCTGTAGTTCAATTTGCAACCGAGGTGAAGAACGGTGAAAGGCATCCTCTAAgtcaagaagaaattgtgAGATCTACCAAGGAGAAATATAAACTTTTGTCACCTGATGAAATCACACAgttaaagaagaaggacaagaaaCACGGTATTGTCAAGCAAGCCAAAGTTATCATGGAGGTGAAGAACTCGACCGTTGGTAGAAGCAGGGGTTACGGTTTCATTGAATACAAGGACCACAAACATGCATTGATGGGTCTCAGATGGTTGAATGTTCACGAGGTGACACAAGCTGAAGCATTAGAAGGTTTAaccgaggaggagaagaagagcatCGACTACGATGGGAGTAAAAACAGACGTCTCTGTGTAGAGTTTGCCATTGAAAATTCCAATGTagtaaaaagaagaagagacaatCTCACCCAAGCGAAGGCTAACGCTAAGAGgaaattggaggaaaagGATGCTCGCGGGAAATCAGACGAAGAGTCCAGtaaaaaacagaaactcGAGGACGACTCCAAGAAAGACGGGATGAACTCCGACATCAAGAGACTGATTGGGatcaagaggaagagaaagCAAGGCAAGAAATGA
- the SSN3 gene encoding cyclin-dependent serine/threonine protein kinase SSN3 (similar to Saccharomyces cerevisiae SSN3 (YPL042C); ancestral locus Anc_8.490), producing MFNGNERNNGLYDSRIRSSGQQSQQQQHQQGSLWQNQTHLQTQLSSKRNMASTVHGKTPMLMANNDVFAIGPYKARKDRMRVSVLEKYEIIGYIAAGTYGKVYKAKNKKEEGNASTVSNDGVAIGDGFPAGDGNDVGKDLMDIDVDGQQGNGSTDSKYGEDKDSIGGSLDSVALMDGDKIAVSAKSNVTKKSLPAYFAIKKFKTEKEGIEQLHYVGISQSACREMSLCRELDNRNLTKLVEIFLERKNIYMVYEYAEHDLLQIIHYHSHPKKRAIPPRMIRSIMWQILDGVSYLHQNWVLHRDLKPANIMVTVDGCVKIGDLGLARKFSNLLQTLYTGDKVVVTIWYRAPELLLGARHYTPAIDIWAVGCIFAELVNLQPIFKGEEAKMDSKKSVPFQANQLQKILEVLGSPTSKNWAHLHRYPEYEAFSKFPKYRENLAGWYHSTGGRDKNLLDLLYKLLAYDPISRIDASDALDHNYFTNGDYPVSDSIFEGLNYKYPARRIHTDDNDIMNLGSAYKSKNVSSQTQSSSNNTGTATLGGLGVNRRILAAAAAAAAAVSGNGIPSKSRNVEPSRKKRR from the coding sequence ATGTTCAATGGAAATGAAAGAAATAATGGGTTGTACGACAGTCGTATTAGGTCTTCTGGGCAACAAtcacagcaacagcagcaccagcagGGGTCATTGTGGCAGAATCAGACGCACCTGCAGACACAGCTGAGTTCGAAGAGAAATATGGCGAGCACCGTGCATGGGAAGACGCCGATGCTTATGGCTAACAACGATGTGTTTGCGATTGGTCCCTACAAGGCGCGGAAGGACCGTATGAGGGTCTCTGTCTTGGAAAAATACGAGATCATCGGATACATCGCTGCTGGTACGTACGGTAAAGTTTACAAGGCGAAGAATAAAAAGGAAGAGGGGAACGCTAGTACAGTGAGTAACGACGGGGTCGCTATTGGGGATGGGTTCCCCGCAGGGGACGGTAACGATGTGGGGAAGGATCTTATGGACATCGATGTAGACGGGCAGCAGGGGAACGGTTCCACAGATTCAAAATACGGGGAAGATAAAGATTCCATTGGGGGCAGTTTGGATTCAGTGGCCCTCATGGATGGCGACAAAATCGCGGTCTCCGCCAAGAGCAACGTCACGAAGAAGTCGTTACCGGCGTATTTTGCgatcaagaagttcaaaacgGAAAAGGAGGGCATAGAACAACTGCACTACGTAGGGATCTCGCAGAGTGCATGCAGGGAAATGTCTCTGTGTAGAGAACTGGATAACAGAAACCTCACAAAACTGGTGGAAATCTTCTTGGAAAGGAAAAACATCTACATGGTGTACGAATACGCGGAGCACGACCTCCTGCAGATTATACACTACCACTCACACCCGAAGAAGAGAGCGATTCCACCGAGAATGATCAGGTCAATTATGTGGCAGATATTGGACGGGGTCTCGTATCTACACCAGAATTGGGTGCTTCATAGAGACTTGAAACCGGCAAACATCATGGTCACCGTCGACGGGTGCGTTAAAATCGGTGACCTGGGTCTGGCGAGAAAATTCTCTaaccttcttcaaacactcTACACTGGGGATAAAGTAGTGGTGACCATCTGGTACAGAGCACCTGAACTGCTCTTAGGCGCTCGACATTACACACCGGCGATCGATATATGGGCAGTGGGTTGCATATTCGCAGAACTGGTAAACCTCCAACCTATCTTCAAAGGTGAGGAGGCAAAAATGGATTCAAAGAAAAGTGTGCCCTTCCAAGCTAACCAATTACAAAAGATCTTGGAAGTGCTAGGCTCACCAACGTCGAAAAACTGGGCTCATCTGCATAGATACCCAGAATACGAGGCTTTCTCgaaatttccaaaatataGAGAAAATCTAGCAGGTTGGTATCATTCCACCGGTGGGAGGGATAAAAACCTGTTGGATTTGCTCTATAAACTGTTAGCATACGACCCAATTAGCAGAATAGACGCAAGCGACGCACTGGATCACAACTACTTTACGAATGGCGACTACCCAGTCTCTGACAGCATTTTTGAAGGCCTGAACTACAAATATCCGGCCAGACGTATCCACACGGATGACAACGACATAATGAATCTAGGCAGCGCCTATAAATCAAAGAACGTCTCCTCACAGACACAGTCCTCTTCAAACAATACAGGCACGGCTACTCTGGGAGGTTTGGGGGTAAATAGGAGGATTCTCGCGGCTGCGgccgctgctgccgctgcagTATCAGGAAACGGAATCCCATCGAAATCGAGAAACGTGGAGCCCTCTCGAAAAAAGCGTCGCTAA
- the MRX11 gene encoding Mrx11p (similar to Saccharomyces cerevisiae YPL041C; ancestral locus Anc_8.489), which yields MLKYVGVSVSRSAIGVRSSTRCLSLVRGFHCTAPSNASASDSPEQRREQRMRKIISKSKLMTRLSTHPRFEKYFARLSESGTIPTVTSFFILHEITAIVPLFAPWYLFYTFPLMENWDLSQYELLSRCNDAIERLVGDRYGQFEKHRLILTGAVAYSLVKLLGPVRIFISLWGAPYMGRYLTMPFQKLASARRK from the coding sequence ATGTTGAAGTACGTCGGTGTGAGTGTTTCTCGTTCTGCGATCGGAGTAAGAAGTAGTACGCGATGCCTTTCGCTGGTTCGAGGTTTCCACTGTACTGCGCCCTCCAACGCATCCGCATCGGATTCACCTGAGCAACGCCGCGAGCAGCGAATGCGGAAGATTATCTCAAAGTCGAAGCTGATGACCCGGTTGAGCACCCACCCACGGTTCGAGAAGTATTTTGCTCGTTTATCCGAGTCCGGCACAATCCCGACAGTGACGTCCTTCTTCATCCTCCACGAGATCACCGCAATAGTACCACTTTTCGCACCATGGTACCTTTTCTACACGTTCCCCTTGATGGAGAACTGGGACTTGTCCCAATACGAACTGCTCTCTCGTTGCAACGATGCCATAGAAAGACTCGTCGGCGACAGATACGGGCAATTCGAAAAACACCGCCTCATCCTTACGGGCGCCGTCGCTTACTCCCTGGTGAAACTGCTCGGCCCAGTCCGCATATTTATCAGCCTGTGGGGGGCACCGTACATGGGGAGATACCTCACGATGCCCTTCCAGAAACTCGCTTCCGCCCGAAGGAAATAA